One region of Flavobacterium sp. KACC 22763 genomic DNA includes:
- the tamL gene encoding translocation and assembly module lipoprotein TamL, whose protein sequence is MSKRLNHRNIYLKYIALLSLFFVLGCSNTKYLPDGELLYTGGSVTIKDSIMKKKDRKALETELEGLLRPKPNKQIFGLRPKLLIYNLAGQPKKDKGTRYWLRNKVGEPPVLFSKVDLDYNASVLRNFTENRGYFKTRVSADSTVRNKRVTAEYIVTPRKQYIIKSVTFPDDSLKMSKIIARSHKRSLLKVGKPYDLDVIKAERERIDARLKEKGYFYFNPDYILAQVDSSKGDHEVRIRLVIKDDTPVKALTSYKIDKIFVYPNYSLTNDSAVYRKKNITQYKDLTIIDTTETFKPRIYDRTIYFKKGDVYNRKDHNLTLNRFVNLGTFSFVKNEFKPSDSIPNTLDSYYYLTLLPKKFIRVEVIGKTNSASYTGTELNLNWNNRNFLKGAELFTASVFGGADFQLGGVNRGKNIYKLGGEVSLTWPRFITPFHIEGNSEYVPRTKATLRYEYQKRTQLYALNSFNTSFGYMWKENIRKEHQLNVIDVTYVSPNHVTPEYMADIDEDPALGKVIEKQLVFGPTYNYTYTNTMQKRKKNTIYFNGELDLAGNLTGAITGANIKKNDTIKIFDVPFSQYVKIRSDFRHYLKLGKESELASRLIVGAGFAYGNSRTLPASKQFVVGGTNSIRAFRARTLGPGSYVIPQNTSDNYTPDQSADLKLEFNTEYRAKLFSIVRGAVFLDAGNIWLLHADPNKPGAEISKDFMKEIAVGAGAGLRFDLSFLILRTDLAIPLRNPALPDGQRWVIDDINFGSSSWRKDNLILNIAIGYPF, encoded by the coding sequence ATGAGCAAAAGACTTAATCATAGAAATATATATTTAAAGTATATCGCGCTGCTTTCCTTGTTTTTTGTTTTAGGATGCAGTAATACAAAATACCTTCCCGATGGAGAGTTGCTTTATACTGGCGGTTCTGTTACCATCAAAGATTCGATTATGAAAAAGAAAGATCGAAAAGCTTTGGAAACAGAATTAGAAGGTTTATTGCGTCCAAAACCAAACAAACAAATCTTCGGACTTCGTCCTAAATTATTGATATATAATCTTGCAGGCCAACCCAAAAAAGATAAAGGAACAAGATATTGGCTCCGTAATAAAGTTGGAGAACCGCCAGTACTTTTCAGTAAAGTTGATTTGGATTATAATGCTTCAGTTTTGCGAAATTTTACAGAAAATAGAGGATATTTTAAAACCCGCGTAAGTGCCGATTCAACTGTTCGAAATAAAAGGGTAACTGCAGAATATATTGTGACGCCAAGAAAACAGTACATTATAAAAAGCGTTACATTTCCTGACGACTCTTTAAAAATGTCAAAAATTATTGCTAGAAGTCATAAAAGGAGTCTGCTTAAAGTGGGAAAACCATATGATTTGGATGTCATAAAAGCAGAAAGAGAAAGAATCGATGCGCGATTAAAAGAAAAAGGCTATTTCTATTTTAATCCAGATTATATTTTGGCTCAAGTTGATAGTAGTAAAGGCGATCATGAAGTGCGAATCAGATTGGTTATAAAAGATGATACGCCTGTAAAAGCCTTGACTTCTTATAAAATTGATAAAATCTTTGTGTATCCTAATTATTCTCTAACGAATGATAGTGCGGTTTACAGAAAAAAAAATATCACGCAATATAAAGATCTCACTATAATTGACACGACAGAAACTTTTAAACCAAGAATTTACGATCGAACAATTTATTTTAAGAAAGGGGATGTGTATAATCGAAAAGATCATAACTTAACTTTAAACCGATTTGTAAATCTGGGAACTTTCAGTTTTGTAAAGAATGAATTTAAACCGTCAGATTCCATTCCGAATACTTTAGATTCTTATTACTATTTGACTCTTTTACCTAAGAAGTTTATTCGTGTAGAAGTGATTGGAAAAACCAATTCTGCAAGTTATACAGGTACAGAATTAAATCTAAACTGGAATAACCGAAACTTTCTTAAAGGAGCTGAATTGTTTACGGCTTCTGTTTTCGGAGGAGCCGATTTTCAGTTGGGTGGCGTAAACAGAGGGAAAAATATTTATAAACTTGGAGGTGAAGTTAGTTTAACTTGGCCAAGATTTATAACGCCTTTTCATATTGAAGGGAACAGCGAATATGTGCCAAGAACCAAAGCGACCTTACGTTACGAGTATCAAAAAAGAACGCAATTGTATGCTTTGAATTCTTTTAATACTTCTTTTGGTTATATGTGGAAAGAAAACATTCGTAAAGAACATCAATTGAATGTTATTGACGTGACTTATGTGAGCCCAAACCATGTAACACCAGAATATATGGCAGATATTGATGAAGATCCAGCATTGGGAAAAGTAATTGAAAAACAGTTGGTTTTTGGACCTACCTACAATTACACCTATACCAATACCATGCAGAAACGTAAAAAGAATACAATCTATTTTAATGGTGAATTGGATTTGGCTGGAAATCTAACAGGGGCGATTACTGGAGCCAATATTAAGAAAAACGATACGATAAAAATCTTTGATGTTCCGTTTAGCCAATATGTGAAAATCAGATCAGATTTCAGGCATTATTTAAAATTGGGAAAAGAAAGTGAGTTAGCCAGCAGATTGATTGTAGGCGCTGGATTTGCCTACGGAAATTCGAGAACACTTCCAGCATCTAAGCAGTTTGTTGTAGGAGGAACCAATAGTATTCGAGCTTTTAGAGCACGAACTTTAGGGCCAGGAAGTTATGTTATTCCGCAAAATACAAGTGATAATTATACACCCGATCAATCAGCCGATTTAAAACTGGAATTCAATACCGAATACCGAGCAAAACTTTTTAGTATTGTAAGAGGGGCTGTGTTCCTAGACGCTGGTAATATTTGGCTTTTACATGCCGATCCGAACAAACCTGGTGCTGAGATTTCAAAAGATTTTATGAAAGAGATTGCCGTTGGAGCAGGTGCAGGTTTACGTTTTGATTTATCGTTTTTGATTTTAAGAACCGATTTAGCCATTCCGCTTCGAAATCCTGCTTTGCCAGACGGACAAAGATGGGTAATTGACGATATTAATTTCGGAAGCAGTTCATGGAGAAAAGATAACCTGATTTTGAATATCGCTATTGGATATCCATTCTAA
- a CDS encoding DUF4230 domain-containing protein, whose translation MQNLIKRIIGIGVVVLIIVLGFKYCQFKKEDDSDIQYNTNLIQQQILNVGKLVVTEGHFSEVITYKNQQKYLMDMISFEKKALIVVNANVTVAYDLHQMKYDIDEKNKTITILNIPKEEITINPDIQFYDVEQSKLNPFTGDDYNKINKSVKANLAKKIENSTLKTNAQNRLISELSKILIMTNSMGWKLQYNGKTIESETELTQDLKL comes from the coding sequence ATGCAAAACTTGATCAAAAGAATTATAGGTATTGGAGTTGTTGTTTTAATAATTGTTCTGGGGTTTAAATATTGCCAGTTCAAAAAAGAAGACGATTCTGATATTCAGTATAATACCAATTTAATTCAGCAGCAGATTCTTAACGTTGGGAAATTGGTTGTTACCGAAGGGCATTTCTCAGAAGTCATCACCTATAAAAATCAGCAAAAGTATTTAATGGACATGATTTCTTTTGAGAAAAAAGCACTCATTGTGGTCAATGCTAATGTAACGGTTGCTTATGATCTGCATCAAATGAAATATGATATTGATGAAAAAAACAAGACCATTACAATTTTAAATATTCCAAAAGAAGAAATTACCATAAATCCAGATATTCAGTTTTATGATGTAGAACAAAGCAAACTGAATCCGTTTACGGGAGATGATTACAATAAAATCAATAAATCGGTAAAGGCTAACTTAGCTAAGAAAATCGAAAATTCTACCCTTAAAACCAATGCCCAAAATAGATTGATAAGTGAATTGTCTAAGATTTTAATCATGACCAATTCGATGGGATGGAAACTGCAGTATAACGGAAAAACTATTGAATCTGAAACAGAGTTAACTCAGGATTTGAAATTGTAG
- a CDS encoding aromatic amino acid hydroxylase yields the protein MNPNIETNPLLERLPKHLQQFIKPQDYSDYTPINQAVWRYVMRKNVDYLSKVAHDSYLEGLRKTGIEIDSIPSMYGMNRILSEIGWAAVAVDGFIPPNAFMEFQAYNVLVIASDIRQLEHIEYTPAPDIIHEGAGHAPIIANPEYAEYLRRFGEIGCKAISSHKDYQMYEAIRLLSILKEAEDTPQEKIDEAEKAVADLQNDMGELSEMAQIRNLHWWTVEYGLIGTVENPKIYGAGLLSSIGESAHCMTDNVKKIPYDISAANQNFDITQLQPQLYVTPNFSYLSLVLEEFAHKMALRTGGLSGIKKLIQSNALGTIELSTGLQISGIFTNVIEEEGKPVYIQTTGKTALAYREKELVGHGTLTHPHGFGSPIGKLKGFNLAIEDMSPKDLQAYNIIEGEKIKLEFEGNIIVEGEIITGSRNLHGEIILISFRNCTVTHGETILFQPEWGNYDMAIGKKVISAFSGPADVNSFDLINIVPSTKTIKAKHTEKRDELEHLYATVRDIRINKNAKTELKSVFEKLKNNHSNDWLLAVEIAELLKDSDEKQLLQEVLVYLDQLKVKRPEVAHLISGGLDLIFDKETV from the coding sequence ATCAATCAGGCGGTTTGGCGATATGTTATGCGTAAAAATGTAGATTATCTTTCTAAAGTAGCACACGATTCTTATCTAGAAGGTTTACGTAAAACTGGCATCGAAATCGATTCGATTCCAAGCATGTATGGCATGAACCGTATTCTTAGCGAAATTGGCTGGGCAGCGGTTGCCGTTGACGGATTTATTCCGCCAAATGCTTTTATGGAGTTTCAAGCTTATAATGTTTTGGTTATTGCATCAGATATTAGACAATTAGAACATATTGAATATACTCCTGCTCCAGATATTATTCACGAAGGTGCCGGCCACGCTCCTATTATTGCAAATCCTGAATATGCTGAATATTTGAGACGTTTTGGTGAAATTGGCTGTAAAGCGATTTCTTCTCATAAAGATTATCAGATGTATGAAGCGATTCGCTTGCTTTCTATTTTAAAAGAAGCAGAAGATACTCCGCAAGAAAAAATCGATGAAGCTGAAAAAGCGGTTGCCGATTTGCAGAATGATATGGGAGAATTGTCTGAAATGGCTCAAATTAGAAATCTACATTGGTGGACTGTTGAATATGGCTTGATCGGAACAGTTGAAAATCCAAAAATATATGGTGCTGGATTACTTTCTTCAATTGGCGAAAGTGCCCACTGTATGACCGATAATGTAAAGAAAATCCCTTATGATATTTCGGCAGCAAATCAGAATTTTGATATTACACAGTTGCAGCCACAATTATATGTAACTCCAAATTTTTCTTATTTAAGTTTAGTTCTAGAAGAATTTGCTCATAAAATGGCACTTCGTACAGGAGGTCTTTCTGGAATTAAAAAACTGATTCAATCAAATGCTTTAGGAACTATTGAATTGAGCACAGGTTTGCAGATTTCTGGAATTTTCACGAATGTCATTGAAGAAGAAGGAAAACCTGTCTACATTCAGACTACAGGAAAAACGGCTTTGGCTTACCGCGAAAAAGAATTAGTAGGACACGGAACTTTAACGCATCCGCACGGATTTGGAAGTCCGATTGGAAAATTGAAAGGTTTTAATCTCGCCATTGAAGATATGAGTCCGAAGGATTTACAGGCTTATAATATCATTGAAGGAGAAAAAATAAAACTAGAATTCGAAGGAAATATTATTGTTGAAGGAGAAATTATTACGGGTTCTAGAAATCTTCACGGAGAAATTATTTTAATCAGTTTTCGAAATTGCACCGTAACTCATGGAGAAACTATTTTGTTTCAGCCAGAATGGGGCAATTACGATATGGCAATTGGCAAAAAAGTGATTTCTGCTTTCTCTGGCCCAGCCGATGTAAATAGTTTTGACTTGATCAATATTGTTCCTTCAACAAAAACAATCAAAGCAAAACATACGGAAAAGCGTGATGAATTAGAACATTTATACGCAACCGTTAGAGATATTAGAATAAATAAAAACGCTAAAACAGAACTAAAATCTGTTTTTGAAAAGCTAAAAAATAACCATTCAAACGACTGGTTATTGGCTGTTGAAATTGCAGAACTTTTGAAAGATTCTGATGAAAAACAGCTTTTACAGGAAGTTTTGGTTTATCTAGATCAACTGAAAGTGAAACGCCCTGAAGTAGCACATTTAATTTCTGGCGGATTGGATTTGATTTTTGATAAAGAAACAGTTTAA